The DNA segment ATTGTCATTAATATTCCTCAGCTCCTTCTCCTTCGCCCTCCGCGGAATCCATCCCGACTTCCTCGTAATCCTTCTCGAGAGCCGCGAGATCCTCACGTGCCTCCGAGAATTCACCCTCTTCCATACCTTCGCCAACGTACCAATGAACGAACGCTCTCTTAGCATACATTAGATCGAATTTGTGATCCAAACGAGCCCAAGCCTCCGCGATCGCGGTAGTATTGGACAGCATACAAACTGCGCGCTGCACCTTAGCGAGATCACCACCGGGCACCACCGTTGGGGGTTGATAGTTGATACCGACTTTGAAACCAGTCGGACACCAATCGACGAATTGGATGCTACGCTTGGTCTTAATGATCGCTATCGCAGCATTTACATCCTTGGGGACAACGTCGCCTCTATAGAGCATACAGCAAGCCATGTATTTCCCGTGTCGGGGATCGCACTTGACCATTTGATTGGCAGGCTCGAAGCAAGAGTTTGTAATTTCGGCAACAGAGAGCTGCTCATGATACGCCTTCTCCGCGGATATGACCGGAGCGTAAGTCACCAAGGGAAAATGGATCCTTGGGTAGGGAACCAAATTGGTTTGAAATTCGGTCAGATCGACATTTAGAGCGCCGTCGAAACGCAACGAGGCAGTTATGGAAGAGACAATTTGTCCTATCAGTCTGTTGAGATTGGTGTACGTTGGTCGCTCGATATCTAAATTACGACGACAAATATCATAGATAGCCTCGTTGTCAACCATAAAGGCGCAATCTGAATGTTCGAGGGTGGTGTGTGTGGTCAGGATAGAGTTGTAAGGTTCGACTACAGCAGTGGAGACTTGGGGAGCAGGATAAATAGCAAATTCCAATTTAGACTTTTTTCCGTAGTCCACGGATAGACGTTCCATCAAGAGAGACGTAAAACCTGAGCCAGTACCACCACCGAAGGAGTGAAAGATGAGAAATCCTTGCAGACCGGTGCACTGATCGGCCAATTTGCGAATACGATCCAAAACCAGATCGACAATCTCTTTCCCGATGGTATAATGACCACGGGCATAATTGTTGGCGGCATCCTCTTTACCCGTGATCAATTGTTCAGGGTGGAACAACTGGCGGTAAGTGCCT comes from the Monomorium pharaonis isolate MP-MQ-018 chromosome 9, ASM1337386v2, whole genome shotgun sequence genome and includes:
- the LOC105838189 gene encoding tubulin alpha-1 chain, whose amino-acid sequence is MRECISIHVGQAGVQIGNACWELYCLEHGIQPDGQMPSDKAIGGSDDSFNTFFTETGAGKHVPRAVFVDLEPTVVDEVRTGTYRQLFHPEQLITGKEDAANNYARGHYTIGKEIVDLVLDRIRKLADQCTGLQGFLIFHSFGGGTGSGFTSLLMERLSVDYGKKSKLEFAIYPAPQVSTAVVEPYNSILTTHTTLEHSDCAFMVDNEAIYDICRRNLDIERPTYTNLNRLIGQIVSSITASLRFDGALNVDLTEFQTNLVPYPRIHFPLVTYAPVISAEKAYHEQLSVAEITNSCFEPANQMVKCDPRHGKYMACCMLYRGDVVPKDVNAAIAIIKTKRSIQFVDWCPTGFKVGINYQPPTVVPGGDLAKVQRAVCMLSNTTAIAEAWARLDHKFDLMYAKRAFVHWYVGEGMEEGEFSEAREDLAALEKDYEEVGMDSAEGEGEGAEEY